The following is a genomic window from Hymenobacter sp. APR13.
GGTAGTGCCCACCACGATACCAGCCGTCGAGCCCGTGTTGGCGCGCGTGATGCCGATGATGGTGTTGTTGGACAGCTCGAACTCCGTAGTGGCCAGCACCACGATGCCGCTGGCGCCTACCTTATCGGCCGCTACCGTGGAACCGATGAGGTTATTAGTGGCGAGAAAGATGGTGCAGTTGGCCTGGGCCTGAATGGCCGTAGCAGTCCGGCTGATGGCCGAGCGGCGGATGCGGCTGCTGGCCGTACCGCTGAACGCCACCCCGTAGGCAGTGGTAGAGCTGGCAGCCTTGAGGTTCAGGTGGCTCAGCAACACGTTGTTGCCGGATACGAAGATGCCGCCGCTGCTGGCAGCCGTGCCCGTATTCGTAAACGACAGGCCACGGCTGTTGCTGCTGCCGGTGCCTTCCCCGGTGATGGTTACCTGGCTGGCATCCACGATGAGCAGTGGGGTAGTAATGCTGGCCGGCGCCGTAAACGCCGAGCCGCCCTGGTCGGCCAGCGCCGAATTGATGGTAATGGTATTGACGCCGCTGGTGCCGGGGTTGGCATTGAGCGTAATGGGGTAGGTTTCGTTGGGGTAAGTGGCGTCGAGCAGGCGCAGCGTCAGGGCCCCGCCCAGCTCGTTGCTGTTGACGGCGGCCACGGCGGCTGTCAGCGTAGGATAATCAGCGGTGGCGGCGGCGCCTACCGTTTTCACCCCGCTCAGCAAGCCCAGCACCCGGTAGAAATTGGGCTGGCTGGGGGCGCTGCTGATGCTGGCCACGGAGGTAGCCGCAAAGCCGGCGGCCGGGTTGGCGGCCACGTTCGGGGTCGGGTTCAGATCCTGGGCCGCTACGAAATACTGGATGGTGTCGCCAATGGTTGGGGCGCTGCGCAGCTTGCTGACATCCAGCGTGAAGATGACAGCGTTGGTGGGCGAAGCTCCCGGATTTACCCATTTCCAGCCGTTGCCGCTGGCGTCGTTGGAAGCTGTAAAGACGTTGGCGTCGGCCTTCTTCTTATAGTAAAGCCGCGGGCCGGTGCCGGCCGTGAAGTCAACCCCTGATGCGTCGGTAATAAGGGCGCTCAAGGCGCGGTTGCCGGTGGCAGCACTGTTGCCCAGCAACTGGTAGCTGATGGTAGGGCCGCTGATATCCACGGCCGTAAACGTCCCTTCGTCGGCTCCCAGGTCAGGCCGGGCTACGGTGCGCGCTTCGCCGTCGATGTCGGTAGGCACGGGCAGGGCCGAAGCCACCAGAGTACCGCCGCCGCCTTCCACCTGCGTAGCCGCGCCCGGCTGGATGTGCGGGTCAGTCAGCGGATTCACAAACGGCACGTTTTCCGTAACCGAACCCTGCTCGGCCGGAGCAGCCCGCAGCTTATACTGCGCCAGGGTTTGGTCGACGGCCGGAGTAGTGGCTACGCCGTAGAAAATCGGCTTTTCGGCCGAAGGCGTACCGGCATAAAACAGGTTGTTGCCCGAGGTAGGCGTGAGGCTGGTGAGGGCCGCAGTGCTCTTGAAGAAAGCTGCCGCCACGCCGCCGCCGCCGGCTGGCAGTCCGGTCACCAGGTTCACGAAGATGTTGTTGCGCAGGTCCACCGGCGGCGTACCCGAAATGTAGAAGGCCCCACTCTTGTTGGCGGCGGCCGTAGCGGCATAGGTGAGCACCACCGTGTTGTGGAAGCAGTAGTTGTTGGTGCCGCCCCGGAAACTCAGGGCCCGCACCGACGTGCCCGCCGTGCTGGCCGGAGCCTTCACGTCGTACACAAAGTTGTTGAAGACGTTGTTGGTGGTGCCACCCGTGATGTCCATGCCCGAAGCAAAGCCCGACGTGCCGCTGGCCAGAATATCGTAGGTGCGGTTGCGCCCGATGTTGTGGGTGGCCCCGCTGTTGACGTAGATGGCTTGGGCTGCCGAAGTGGTGCCTGTACCGATGAGACCGTGCACCCGGTTGTCGAGCACGTCCACGGTGTTGTTGGTGCCGGTGGAGTAGATGCCGTACACGGCGCTGGCCCCGCTCAGCGTGGCCACTTCCGTGTTGCTGACACGGCCCGTGGTCTGGCTGCGCAGATAAATGCCGTAGACTGTGCCTGTGGCACCGCCCGTAGCGGCCCCAATGGTAAGCACGCGGCTGGGCGCCCCCCCGGCCACTTGCCCGATTTCGTTGCCGTCGTCGTAGTTGGTGCTGCCGGCATCCAGGTTGTAGCCGTAGTAGCAGTCCTGCACCGTGTTGGACAGGAAGCGGTTCTGGTTGTTGTTGCCGTCCGAAACGTTGATGCCGAAGGTTCGGGTGGTGTTGGCACGGTTCAGGTCCACGGTGGCGTTCAGCACCCGGTTGTTGGTAGCCCCGTTTTTCAGCCAGAAACCATACTCCAACTGTTGGGCGCTGGTGGTGTTGGTGGCTACGTCGTTCACGTCGATGCCGTCGAACGTCACGTAGTCGGCACCGTCGAGGGTCACGGCGGCGTCGGTGGTGCCGGTGCCGGTACCTTCCAGGCGCGGGTTGGCGGCCGTGCCGTCTTTGCGGAAGACGATGGGGTTGGCGGCCGTACCGCTTACCGTAATAGCCGGAAGCAGCTCCGCAAACGAGGCCCCGCTTTTCACCTGAAACGTAACGCCACCTGCGCCTACCCCCTGCGCGTTCAGGGCCGCCACGGCCGCCCCAAAGGTGGTGTAGTTGCTGGTGCCGCTGCCGCCCGGGTCAATGGTGCGGATGCCCGTGAGCTGGGCCATAGCCGCTGAGCTTGCGCCTAGCGCCAAAAGAAGAAGTATAGGTTTTTTCATATAAAAAAGGTGTGGATTACAAGAGGCAGGAAGATAGAGAAAATGTATGTCGTTGCGCCAGTTCTTTGGACTTTGATAGTCAGACGCATAACAGCCGACTGCAACGGAGATATTTCCGGCGCAGTCGGCTGCAACTGATAAGAGCATAAATAACAACCATAGCGGCCAACACAGGCCAAAGCCGGGGGGAAGTCAGCCGCTATGATTGGGTTAGCTAGTGGGGAATAGTATCGTACAGTTCGTTTTCAGAGCACAGAAAGAGCAGCGGTATTCGATAAGGTATTGGTAGTGGTGGGGTGGCAGTCAACTCAATACCCCGGGCCTACGATGCGGGGCGAGTCGGGGAAAGTTGGCTTATCGAAGTTGATGACTGGCAGGAGGGGCTGGGGCGTAGCGCCACTATCGGTGGCGATGGGCAGCGGAGCAACCGGGCGGGCGGGCGTACGACGGACCCGGCGCGGAGTGGTTTGCCAGGACATGTGATAAGAGGAGAGAAAGTGGTGTTCAGAAGTCATCATGATGTGCAACTGAGATGGACAGGAAAG
Proteins encoded in this region:
- a CDS encoding T9SS type A sorting domain-containing protein, which produces MAQLTGIRTIDPGGSGTSNYTTFGAAVAALNAQGVGAGGVTFQVKSGASFAELLPAITVSGTAANPIVFRKDGTAANPRLEGTGTGTTDAAVTLDGADYVTFDGIDVNDVATNTTSAQQLEYGFWLKNGATNNRVLNATVDLNRANTTRTFGINVSDGNNNQNRFLSNTVQDCYYGYNLDAGSTNYDDGNEIGQVAGGAPSRVLTIGAATGGATGTVYGIYLRSQTTGRVSNTEVATLSGASAVYGIYSTGTNNTVDVLDNRVHGLIGTGTTSAAQAIYVNSGATHNIGRNRTYDILASGTSGFASGMDITGGTTNNVFNNFVYDVKAPASTAGTSVRALSFRGGTNNYCFHNTVVLTYAATAAANKSGAFYISGTPPVDLRNNIFVNLVTGLPAGGGGVAAAFFKSTAALTSLTPTSGNNLFYAGTPSAEKPIFYGVATTPAVDQTLAQYKLRAAPAEQGSVTENVPFVNPLTDPHIQPGAATQVEGGGGTLVASALPVPTDIDGEARTVARPDLGADEGTFTAVDISGPTISYQLLGNSAATGNRALSALITDASGVDFTAGTGPRLYYKKKADANVFTASNDASGNGWKWVNPGASPTNAVIFTLDVSKLRSAPTIGDTIQYFVAAQDLNPTPNVAANPAAGFAATSVASISSAPSQPNFYRVLGLLSGVKTVGAAATADYPTLTAAVAAVNSNELGGALTLRLLDATYPNETYPITLNANPGTSGVNTITINSALADQGGSAFTAPASITTPLLIVDASQVTITGEGTGSSNSRGLSFTNTGTAASSGGIFVSGNNVLLSHLNLKAASSTTAYGVAFSGTASSRIRRSAISRTATAIQAQANCTIFLATNNLIGSTVAADKVGASGIVVLATTEFELSNNTIIGITRANTGSTAGIVVGTTSANGLISANTIADVSQTGTATLDTYGAYGIRLSATGTAANILVVNNLISGIVSNGDNGFTFTPHGIYASSGGGYRLYYNNIWLTGNLPAGTTPVTAAVALNTSVTGVELLNNILANEQTTTATAGKTYAVYSAPAASPFTTINNNAYSVAGPNSTLAYVNGAARPTLAALRTATTQDQASVAARLYFGTPAAPGLITPISNRSCLLNGAARPLPVVPIDFLAATRSATTPDIGAFEFTPAALPAPTAANVTVDLGQTVPALTATASTGPDGTRVWYGNAALTQRLFAGDSYTTGRTAVGVYTYYVVDSVNACVSSASTVTLTIRQPQATVAALRGLSLSLFPNPALSSQPLTLAVEGPARVLETTLLDALGRPVWQQQVRHAAGSSRTELPVRGLAPGIYLLRLSTDGQTTSRRVVLE